From the genome of Miscanthus floridulus cultivar M001 chromosome 10, ASM1932011v1, whole genome shotgun sequence, one region includes:
- the LOC136489500 gene encoding protein EXPORTIN 1A-like, which produces MATMRGAHRRAVAAPPAYCDRSAAAAPILLLLCPPSPYSPSLPFPPEVAVSVRPRCPRPSGLLPLPHPPHGLLNAPCEMLREMLEDVPRIFEAVFQCTLEMITKNFEDYPEHRLKFCSLLRAIGTDCFHALIQLSSPQLKLVIDSINWAFRHTERNIAETGLSLLLEIFKNFQASGFQNQFYKTYFLTIEQEIFAVLTDTFHKPGFKLHVLVLQHLFCVVDGLTEPLWDASSIPYQYTDSAMFVRDYTIKLLGTSFPNMTVTQVRLQPHFLDGLLSSKHDLPSFKNHIRDFLVQSKEFSAQDNKDLYAEEAAAQREWERQRMLAIPGLIAPSELQDETVDS; this is translated from the exons ATGGCGACCATGCGCGGAGCGCACCGGCGGGCCGTCGCAG CGCCGCCCGCCTACTGCGACCggtccgcggcggcggcgcccatcctcctcctcctctgccctcCCTCCCCttactctccctctctccccttccctcctgAGGTGGCGGTGAGCGTGAGGCCACGGTGCCCGCGGCCCAGTGGCCTCCTTCCACTCCCACATCCTCCGCACGGCCTCCTCAATGCCCCCTGTGAAATGCTAA GGGAAATGCTTGAGGATGTGCCTCGTATATTTGAGGCTGTTTTCCAGTGCACTCTTGAG ATGATTACTAAGAACTTCGAAGATTATCCTGAGCACCGCCTCAAATTTTGTTCTTTGCTTCGTGCAATTGGTACCGATTGCTTCCATGCATTAATccagctttcaagtccg CAATTGAAGCTTGTGATCGATTCGATTAATTGGGCATTCAGACATACAGAGAGAAATATTGCAGAGACTGGCCTTAGTCTATTGTTGGAAATTTTTAAAAATTTCCAG GCTTCAGGATTCCAAAATCAATTCTACAAAACCTACTTTTTAACAATTGAGCAAGAGATTTTTGCAGTTCTCACAGACACATTCCACAAACCTGGTTTCAAGCTTCATGTTTTGGTGCTACAACACTTATTTTGTGTG GTTGATGGTCTAACGGAGCCTCTATGGGATGCTTCTTCAATACCATATCAATATACAGATAGTGCCATGTTTGTTCGAGATTACACCATAAAACTATTAGGAACATCATTCCCTAACATGACGGTAACCCAGGTACGATTGCAGCCACACTTCTTGG ATGGCCTTCTTAGTTCAAAACATGATCTTCCAAGTTTCAAAAACCATATTAGAGACTTCCTGGTGCAGTCGAAGGAGTTCTCAGCTCAG GATAACAAGGATCTATACGCGGAAGAGGCTGCCGCCCAAAGAGAATGGGAGCGCCAACGGATGCTTGCCATTCCGGGCCTCATTGCCCCTAGCGAATTGCAAGACGAGACGGTAGATTCCTAG